Proteins found in one Mesorhizobium sp. CAU 1732 genomic segment:
- the gmk gene encoding guanylate kinase produces MATTPLNASIRRRGLMLVLSSPSGAGKSTIARNLLESDHAFELSISATTRQRRGSEIDGRHYHFASRREFEIMRDNDELLEWAEVHGNFYATPRAPAERALSEGRDMLFDIDWQGAEQLREKMRADIVSIFILPPSMKELKGRLRRRAEDQDDVIDARLKNARVEIEHWRDYDYVVINEDLDVAFASVQAIVAAERLRRDRRPGLFDFVTGLMDEKLD; encoded by the coding sequence ATGGCGACCACGCCGCTCAACGCTTCCATTCGCCGCCGCGGCCTGATGCTGGTCCTCTCGTCGCCGTCAGGCGCGGGAAAATCCACGATCGCGCGCAATCTGCTGGAAAGCGACCACGCTTTCGAATTGTCGATCAGCGCCACCACGCGGCAGCGTCGCGGCAGCGAGATCGACGGACGCCACTATCACTTCGCCTCGCGCCGCGAATTCGAAATCATGCGCGACAATGACGAGTTGCTGGAATGGGCCGAGGTCCACGGCAATTTCTACGCCACGCCGCGAGCGCCGGCCGAACGCGCGCTGAGCGAAGGCCGCGACATGTTGTTCGACATCGACTGGCAAGGTGCCGAGCAGCTTCGCGAAAAGATGCGCGCCGACATCGTGTCGATCTTCATCCTGCCGCCCTCGATGAAGGAGTTGAAGGGTCGCCTCCGCCGGCGCGCCGAGGATCAGGACGACGTCATCGATGCGCGGCTGAAGAATGCGCGGGTCGAGATCGAGCACTGGCGCGACTACGACTACGTCGTCATCAACGAGGATCTGGACGTCGCCTTCGCGTCGGTTCAGGCCATCGTCGCAGCCGAGCGCCTTCGCCGCGACCGCCGGCCCGGCCTGTTCGACTTCGTGACTGGTCTCATGGATGAGAAGCTGGATTAA
- a CDS encoding acyl carrier protein: MSDTAERVKKIVVEHLGVDADKVTEGASFIDDLGADSLDTVELVMAFEEEFGVEIPDDAAETILTVGDAVKYIDKASA; encoded by the coding sequence ATGAGCGATACCGCAGAACGCGTCAAGAAAATCGTTGTCGAGCATCTGGGCGTTGATGCCGACAAGGTCACCGAAGGCGCGAGCTTTATCGACGACCTGGGCGCAGACAGCCTCGACACCGTCGAGCTCGTCATGGCGTTCGAAGAAGAATTCGGCGTCGAGATCCCTGACGATGCTGCCGAGACGATCCTGACCGTTGGTGACGCGGTCAAGTACATCGACAAGGCGTCGGCCTGA
- a CDS encoding LTA synthase family protein, whose translation MNDLAVASTTVVKTGNVAQSEARSVDRWFRAPVLYIAVMVTASALIVFLAECVLRGSVGQATAFMVDISRPGLTTVALLSLAMIAIDALMRRSFQAILVVAPIIIALAWVGREKAFYLGDPPYPTDFLYARQIVELLPLMLVERPLTAVLIVLAALLLGGALFLLWRWSKRLQRITLSGRAARLAISIPALAFFAAEMDYASHSNLRDSLKISPMMWDQKANYRHNGLVMAFALNVPMAYVAPPVGYAASTMNRIDTPVSGTYVPYTQPDIIMVMSESFWDPTRLPGVTLTPDPIAFTRSIQSGHVFSPEFGGMTANVEFEALTGFSNALLPYGSIPYQQYVRRDTPSLASFLKEEGYSTLAVHPFQSWFWNRGPVYKSFGFDRFVSEENMPALDKRGRLASDAALTELIIEEVEASTDPMFLFAVTLQNHGPYEAGRYPDERIEVESKALPAARAAIHTFSEGMMDSDQSLERLIKWAEKRERETIVVYFGDHLPPLGPTYVATGFLERNVGDRIAGAERLREQRETPLVMWSNRRGQIDIGTVSPSLLPFHLLRTAGMEHPYYTGFLGSLRDHYRVIDRHIVIRPSGYGVEGWTRQKRIDPLLRDYRMIQYDMMFGEQHARDKFFPDPSTPALIARPGGQFSSPAPL comes from the coding sequence TTGAACGATCTGGCAGTCGCATCTACGACGGTCGTGAAGACCGGTAACGTCGCCCAAAGCGAGGCCCGATCCGTCGATCGATGGTTCCGCGCGCCGGTTCTCTATATTGCCGTCATGGTCACCGCATCCGCGCTGATCGTGTTTCTCGCGGAGTGCGTGCTTCGCGGCTCGGTCGGTCAGGCAACGGCATTCATGGTCGATATCAGCCGTCCCGGACTGACGACCGTCGCACTTCTGTCGCTTGCCATGATTGCGATCGATGCCCTGATGCGCAGGTCGTTCCAGGCTATTTTGGTGGTCGCTCCGATCATCATCGCGCTGGCCTGGGTCGGGCGCGAAAAGGCGTTCTACCTCGGCGATCCGCCCTACCCGACAGATTTCCTCTATGCCCGCCAGATCGTGGAACTGCTGCCGTTGATGCTGGTCGAGCGGCCGCTGACGGCTGTCCTGATCGTCCTGGCGGCTCTTCTTCTGGGTGGCGCGCTCTTTCTTCTATGGCGTTGGTCGAAGCGCCTCCAGCGCATCACGCTCAGCGGCCGTGCAGCAAGACTGGCGATCTCCATCCCGGCGCTGGCGTTTTTCGCCGCCGAGATGGACTATGCGAGCCATTCGAACCTGCGCGACAGCCTGAAAATCTCGCCGATGATGTGGGACCAGAAGGCGAATTATCGTCACAACGGCCTCGTCATGGCGTTCGCGCTCAACGTGCCGATGGCCTATGTCGCGCCGCCGGTGGGATATGCCGCAAGCACCATGAACCGCATCGATACGCCGGTATCGGGAACCTATGTGCCGTATACGCAGCCGGACATCATCATGGTGATGAGCGAATCCTTCTGGGATCCGACGCGCCTTCCCGGCGTGACGCTGACGCCCGATCCGATCGCCTTCACGCGCTCGATCCAGTCCGGCCACGTCTTTTCACCGGAGTTCGGCGGCATGACCGCGAATGTCGAGTTCGAGGCGCTGACCGGTTTTTCGAACGCGCTGCTGCCGTATGGCAGCATTCCGTACCAGCAATATGTGCGGCGCGACACGCCTTCGCTCGCGAGCTTCCTGAAAGAGGAAGGCTATTCGACGCTGGCCGTTCATCCGTTCCAGAGCTGGTTCTGGAATCGCGGACCGGTCTACAAATCATTCGGCTTCGACCGCTTCGTGTCGGAAGAGAACATGCCGGCGCTGGACAAGCGCGGGCGGCTGGCATCCGACGCTGCCCTGACGGAACTGATCATCGAGGAGGTCGAGGCATCGACCGACCCGATGTTCCTCTTCGCCGTGACGCTGCAGAACCACGGGCCGTATGAGGCGGGCCGCTATCCCGATGAGCGCATCGAGGTGGAGAGCAAGGCGCTGCCGGCCGCCCGCGCGGCGATCCATACTTTCTCGGAAGGCATGATGGATTCCGACCAGTCGCTGGAACGGCTGATCAAATGGGCGGAAAAGCGCGAGCGCGAGACGATCGTGGTGTATTTCGGCGATCATTTGCCGCCGCTCGGGCCGACCTATGTCGCAACCGGTTTTCTGGAACGCAACGTCGGCGACCGCATCGCCGGGGCGGAACGCCTGCGCGAGCAGCGCGAAACGCCGCTGGTGATGTGGTCGAACCGGCGCGGGCAGATCGATATCGGGACCGTGAGCCCGTCGCTCCTGCCGTTCCACCTGCTGCGCACGGCGGGCATGGAACATCCCTACTACACCGGCTTCCTTGGTAGTCTCCGCGACCATTACCGCGTTATCGACCGCCATATCGTCATCAGGCCGAGCGGCTATGGCGTCGAGGGATGGACCCGGCAAAAGCGCATCGACCCGCTGCTGCGCGACTACCGCATGATCCAGTACGACATGATGTTCGGCGAGCAGCATGCGCGGGACAAATTCTTCCCGGACCCGTCGACACCAGCGCTGATCGCGCGGCCGGGCGGGCAATTCTCGTCGCCCGCCCCGCTTTGA
- the fabF gene encoding beta-ketoacyl-ACP synthase II produces MRRVVVTGMGLLSPFGVGVEHAWSKLLAGESAARRIGTFEVDDLPAKIANVIPRDGGENAFDPDRFMEPKDQRKVGDYIIYGVAAAEMALEDAGWHPTTAEDQNATGVMIGSGIGGIDGIAENAIILKEKGPRRISPFFIPGNIINLVSGQVSIRHGLKGPNHAVVTACSTGAHAIGDAARLIIFGDADVMVAGGAESPITRLSMAGFAACKALSTDWNDQPEKASRPYDRDRDGFVMGEGAGVVVLEELEHAKARGAKIYAEVVGYGLTGDAYHITAPSEDGDGAFRCMSAAIKRAGLTPADIDYINAHGTSTMADTIELGAVERLLGEATATASMSSTKSSIGHLLGAAGAAEAIFSMLAIRDNIVPPTINLDNPSVETKLDLVPHKPRKRKVDVALSNSFGFGGTNASLVFRRFEA; encoded by the coding sequence ATGAGACGTGTCGTCGTGACCGGCATGGGACTGCTTTCGCCTTTCGGCGTTGGCGTCGAGCATGCCTGGAGCAAACTGTTGGCCGGGGAGAGCGCCGCGCGGCGCATCGGCACATTCGAGGTTGACGATCTTCCCGCGAAGATCGCCAACGTCATTCCCCGTGATGGCGGGGAAAACGCCTTCGATCCGGACCGCTTCATGGAGCCGAAGGATCAGCGTAAGGTTGGCGACTACATCATCTATGGCGTCGCCGCCGCCGAAATGGCGCTTGAGGATGCCGGCTGGCATCCGACCACCGCAGAAGACCAGAACGCCACCGGCGTGATGATCGGCTCCGGCATCGGCGGCATCGACGGGATCGCGGAAAACGCGATCATCCTGAAGGAGAAAGGTCCTCGTCGGATCAGTCCCTTCTTCATTCCAGGCAACATCATCAATCTCGTATCGGGGCAGGTGTCGATCCGGCACGGGCTCAAGGGTCCGAACCATGCGGTCGTGACTGCGTGTTCGACGGGCGCGCACGCCATCGGCGATGCCGCTCGCCTGATCATATTCGGCGATGCCGACGTCATGGTTGCCGGCGGCGCGGAATCACCGATCACCCGGCTGTCGATGGCGGGTTTCGCAGCCTGCAAGGCACTTTCGACCGACTGGAACGACCAGCCTGAGAAGGCATCGCGTCCCTATGACCGCGACCGTGACGGCTTCGTCATGGGAGAGGGCGCGGGCGTCGTCGTGCTCGAAGAGCTCGAACATGCCAAGGCGCGCGGAGCCAAGATTTACGCCGAAGTCGTCGGCTACGGCCTGACGGGCGACGCCTATCACATCACGGCACCATCCGAGGACGGCGACGGTGCGTTCCGCTGCATGAGCGCGGCGATCAAGCGCGCCGGGCTCACGCCTGCCGATATCGACTACATCAATGCCCACGGCACATCGACCATGGCCGACACGATCGAGCTCGGTGCCGTCGAACGCCTCCTTGGCGAAGCCACGGCAACGGCCTCGATGTCGTCGACCAAGTCTTCGATCGGCCACCTGCTGGGCGCTGCCGGCGCTGCCGAAGCCATCTTCTCGATGCTCGCGATCCGCGACAATATCGTGCCGCCCACGATCAATCTCGACAATCCTTCCGTCGAGACCAAGCTCGATCTCGTGCCGCACAAGCCGCGCAAGCGCAAGGTGGACGTGGCGCTGTCCAACTCCTTCGGTTTTGGCGGCACCAACGCTTCGCTGGTTTTCCGCAGATTTGAAGCTTAG
- the rsmA gene encoding 16S rRNA (adenine(1518)-N(6)/adenine(1519)-N(6))-dimethyltransferase RsmA, with protein MSVDGLPPLRDVIERHELRAKKSLGQNFLLDLNLTSKIARAAGNLTNTTVIEVGPGPGGLTRALLINGAKRVVAIERDERCLAALAEISAHYPGRLEVIPGDAMKTDFAALAAGSSDVKIIANLPYNIGTELLVRWLTTADWPPFYSSMTLMFQKEVAQRIVAQAGDDAYGRLGVLAGWRTQARIVFDLPPQAFSPPPKVTSAVVHIVPRAEPLPADVKTLARVTEAAFGQRRKMLRQSLKGIGGERLLEATGIDGTRRAETLSVAEFVALTSALRPTAGA; from the coding sequence ATGAGCGTCGACGGGCTGCCGCCGCTGCGAGACGTCATCGAACGGCATGAATTGCGCGCGAAGAAATCGCTCGGCCAGAACTTCCTGCTCGACCTCAACCTCACCTCGAAAATCGCGCGCGCCGCCGGCAACCTGACGAACACGACTGTGATCGAGGTCGGCCCCGGCCCCGGCGGACTGACGCGCGCGCTGCTCATCAACGGCGCCAAGCGGGTCGTGGCGATCGAGCGGGACGAGCGCTGCCTTGCCGCACTCGCCGAGATTTCCGCACATTATCCCGGACGGCTGGAGGTGATCCCCGGCGACGCGATGAAGACCGATTTCGCTGCGCTTGCGGCAGGATCGTCAGATGTGAAGATCATCGCCAACCTGCCCTATAATATCGGGACGGAATTGCTGGTGCGCTGGCTGACGACCGCCGACTGGCCGCCCTTCTACTCGTCCATGACGCTGATGTTCCAGAAGGAAGTCGCGCAGCGCATCGTCGCGCAGGCCGGCGACGACGCCTATGGGAGGCTTGGCGTGCTCGCGGGCTGGCGAACGCAGGCGCGCATCGTGTTCGACCTGCCGCCACAGGCGTTTTCGCCGCCGCCGAAGGTGACGTCCGCCGTCGTCCACATCGTGCCTAGAGCCGAGCCTCTGCCCGCCGACGTCAAGACGCTCGCCCGCGTCACGGAAGCTGCCTTCGGACAGCGCCGCAAGATGCTGCGTCAGAGCCTCAAGGGCATAGGCGGGGAGCGGTTGCTTGAGGCGACCGGCATCGACGGGACGCGACGCGCCGAGACCTTGTCCGTCGCCGAGTTCGTCGCGCTGACGAGCGCGCTGCGACCAACGGCTGGGGCTTAA
- the mltG gene encoding endolytic transglycosylase MltG: protein MTSNTPEQGPAAQPGTPKPIVPKSASDALRPQAGTPPPRRSKQSRNQFVVFLNFMMSAIVLITITAFVVVWFGKQSFEGPGPLAAADTILIKPNTGVSEITALLERKGMISDGRIFRIGLRAHGQDGRLRAGEYEVKPQASMREIMDLLVSGKSILHSLTIPEGLTVAQALKRVAESEELEGEMPTEIPDEGWIAADTVRFTRGMKRQDVIARLTADQKALVESVWARRSPDLPVSDVNEFVTLASIVEKETGRADERSRVASVFVNRLERGMRLQSDPTIIYGIFGGEGKPADRPIYRSDIDTPTPYNTYTINGLPPGPIAIPGRASLEAVASPSRTEDLYFVADGTGGHVFASSLEEHNRNVARWRQIERQRAEAAAAAGEAEAAGD from the coding sequence ATGACGAGCAATACTCCTGAACAGGGGCCTGCAGCCCAGCCGGGCACGCCGAAGCCCATCGTTCCGAAAAGCGCCAGCGACGCCCTGCGTCCCCAGGCTGGGACGCCGCCGCCGCGCCGCTCGAAGCAGTCGCGCAACCAGTTCGTCGTGTTTCTCAATTTCATGATGTCGGCCATCGTGTTGATCACGATCACGGCCTTCGTCGTCGTCTGGTTCGGCAAGCAAAGCTTCGAAGGTCCGGGGCCGCTCGCCGCTGCCGATACGATCCTGATCAAGCCCAACACCGGCGTTTCGGAGATCACGGCCCTGCTCGAGCGCAAGGGCATGATCAGCGACGGCCGTATCTTCCGCATCGGGTTGCGGGCGCATGGTCAGGATGGCCGCCTGCGTGCAGGCGAGTACGAGGTCAAGCCGCAGGCGTCGATGCGGGAGATCATGGATCTGCTCGTGAGCGGCAAGTCGATCCTTCATTCGCTTACCATTCCGGAAGGCCTCACCGTCGCGCAAGCCTTGAAGCGCGTCGCCGAATCCGAGGAACTGGAAGGCGAGATGCCGACGGAAATCCCCGATGAAGGCTGGATCGCCGCCGACACGGTACGCTTTACCCGCGGCATGAAGCGTCAAGACGTCATCGCGCGGCTCACCGCTGATCAGAAGGCTCTTGTCGAAAGTGTCTGGGCACGGCGTTCGCCCGACCTGCCGGTTTCGGACGTCAATGAATTCGTGACGCTCGCCTCGATCGTGGAGAAGGAAACAGGCCGCGCTGACGAACGTTCACGCGTCGCCTCGGTCTTCGTGAACCGGCTTGAGCGCGGCATGCGCCTTCAGTCGGACCCGACGATCATCTACGGCATATTCGGCGGTGAGGGTAAGCCGGCGGACCGCCCGATCTATCGCTCGGATATCGACACGCCCACGCCCTACAACACCTATACGATCAATGGCTTGCCGCCGGGTCCCATCGCGATTCCGGGCCGCGCATCGCTGGAAGCCGTTGCAAGCCCGTCTCGCACCGAAGACCTCTATTTCGTGGCTGACGGCACCGGTGGTCACGTTTTTGCGTCGTCTCTGGAAGAGCACAACCGCAACGTCGCACGGTGGCGTCAGATCGAACGGCAGCGCGCCGAGGCTGCCGCGGCAGCAGGGGAGGCTGAAGCCGCGGGAGATTGA
- a CDS encoding YicC/YloC family endoribonuclease, protein MALQSMTGFGRAAADHDGTAIAWELKSVNGKTLEARLRLPPGFERLEQSVRQAIQRRFSRGNVQAGLTVSRAARQAIPVVNEEFLKDLAGLAKRLEDQFGVAPASADGLLALRGVLDAPEAAEDEDTRNAIDAAILETLDDALASLEIARTHEGDALGGLLRAHLDTIADLIERAAADPSREPAAIRERLAEQVRLLVETGAPLDEGRLHMEAAFLATKADIREEIDRLRTHVASGRALLETGGPIGRKLDFLSQEFNRESNTLCSKSNAAAITAVGLELKAVVDQFREQVQNLE, encoded by the coding sequence ATGGCTTTGCAAAGTATGACGGGGTTCGGTCGCGCGGCGGCCGATCATGATGGCACTGCGATCGCGTGGGAGCTGAAATCCGTCAATGGCAAGACGCTTGAGGCGCGGTTGCGGCTGCCGCCCGGGTTCGAGCGGCTGGAACAGTCCGTCAGGCAGGCGATACAGCGGCGCTTTTCGCGCGGCAATGTCCAGGCGGGCCTGACCGTCTCCCGCGCGGCTCGGCAGGCTATCCCTGTCGTCAACGAAGAGTTTCTCAAGGATCTCGCGGGCCTCGCCAAACGGCTCGAGGATCAGTTCGGCGTAGCGCCCGCCAGCGCGGACGGCCTGCTTGCGCTGCGCGGCGTGCTGGACGCGCCTGAAGCGGCTGAGGACGAGGACACGCGCAACGCCATCGATGCCGCAATCCTCGAGACGCTCGATGACGCGCTGGCAAGCCTCGAAATCGCCCGCACGCACGAAGGCGACGCGCTCGGCGGGTTGCTTCGCGCTCATCTGGATACGATCGCGGACCTCATCGAGCGCGCTGCCGCAGACCCCTCCCGCGAGCCGGCTGCCATCCGCGAACGCCTGGCCGAGCAGGTTCGATTGCTCGTCGAGACGGGCGCTCCGCTCGATGAAGGGCGTCTGCACATGGAAGCGGCGTTTCTCGCGACCAAGGCCGACATCCGCGAGGAAATCGATCGGTTGAGGACGCATGTCGCGTCGGGCCGCGCATTGCTCGAAACCGGCGGCCCGATCGGCCGCAAACTCGATTTCCTTTCACAGGAATTCAACCGGGAATCGAATACGCTGTGCTCGAAGTCCAACGCAGCGGCGATCACCGCCGTCGGGCTGGAGCTCAAGGCTGTCGTCGATCAGTTCCGCGAGCAGGTTCAGAATCTGGAGTAG
- a CDS encoding peptidylprolyl isomerase has protein sequence MGSIKSVLRPYAIALALAGAVAPFAAAPAFAQASEIRYIVNNVPVTSYDIQRRAAFLRLQGTGNANSAAEEQMIEQAVRAAEIKRRNINISDDQVAAAYARFAQSNKLPVAQMDKVLNDSGVTKAHFREFIRAQMGWSQVMSQQAGAAGGALSEQDVVQKMLQQGGDKPKSTEYMLQQVIFVVPAAERGAKLGQRKREAEAMRQRFQGCETTREFAKGLLDVTVRDLGRVLEPELPPDWKQQIISTKAGGATVVRETDRGAEFIGICSSREVSDDRVAQMVFSAEQDGGGDRDAESKKLTAELRAKAQIIKR, from the coding sequence ATGGGAAGCATCAAAAGCGTCCTGCGCCCCTACGCAATTGCGCTCGCACTTGCAGGCGCCGTTGCGCCGTTCGCAGCCGCGCCGGCCTTCGCGCAGGCCAGCGAGATCCGGTATATCGTCAACAACGTGCCGGTGACGAGCTACGACATTCAGCGACGCGCGGCGTTCCTGCGGCTTCAGGGCACCGGCAACGCCAACAGCGCCGCCGAAGAGCAGATGATCGAGCAGGCCGTGCGCGCCGCGGAGATCAAGCGCCGCAACATCAACATTTCCGACGATCAGGTGGCGGCGGCCTATGCGCGCTTCGCCCAGTCGAACAAGCTGCCGGTCGCGCAGATGGACAAGGTCCTGAACGATTCCGGCGTGACCAAGGCGCATTTCCGTGAGTTCATCCGGGCACAGATGGGCTGGTCGCAGGTCATGAGCCAGCAGGCAGGCGCAGCCGGCGGCGCGCTGAGCGAGCAAGACGTCGTCCAGAAGATGCTCCAGCAGGGCGGCGACAAGCCGAAATCCACCGAATACATGCTTCAGCAGGTCATCTTCGTGGTGCCGGCAGCAGAGCGCGGGGCGAAGCTCGGCCAGCGCAAGCGCGAGGCGGAAGCCATGCGCCAGCGTTTCCAGGGTTGCGAAACGACCCGTGAATTCGCCAAGGGCCTGCTCGACGTGACCGTGCGCGACCTCGGCCGCGTTCTCGAACCCGAATTGCCGCCGGACTGGAAGCAGCAGATCATCTCCACCAAGGCCGGCGGCGCGACGGTCGTTCGCGAAACCGACCGAGGTGCCGAGTTTATCGGCATCTGCAGCTCGCGCGAAGTCTCCGACGACCGCGTTGCGCAGATGGTGTTCTCCGCCGAACAGGATGGTGGCGGCGATCGCGACGCGGAGTCGAAGAAGCTGACCGCGGAACTGCGCGCGAAGGCACAGATCATCAAGCGTTGA
- the fabG gene encoding 3-oxoacyl-[acyl-carrier-protein] reductase: protein MFDLTGRKALVTGATGGIGEAVARALHAAGATVGLHGTRVEKLETLAGELGDRVKLFPANLSDRAEVKALGQKAEADLEGVDILVNNAGITRDGLFVRMSDEDWDSVLEVNLGAVFRLTRELTHPMMRRRFGRIVNITSVVGVTGNPGQANYCASKAGMIGLSKSLAQEIATRNITVNCVAPGFIESAMTEKLNDKQKEAIMGAIPMKKMGTSDDIAAAVVYLSSNGAGYVTGQTLHVNGGMAMI from the coding sequence ATGTTTGATCTGACTGGCCGCAAGGCGCTCGTGACCGGCGCGACAGGTGGCATCGGCGAGGCGGTAGCGCGCGCGCTTCATGCCGCTGGCGCGACTGTCGGCCTGCACGGCACGCGGGTCGAGAAGCTGGAAACGCTTGCCGGCGAGCTCGGCGATCGCGTGAAGCTGTTTCCCGCCAATCTGTCCGACCGCGCCGAGGTCAAGGCGCTCGGTCAGAAGGCCGAGGCCGATCTCGAGGGCGTCGACATCCTCGTCAACAATGCGGGCATCACCCGCGACGGGCTGTTCGTCCGCATGTCAGACGAGGACTGGGATTCCGTGCTGGAAGTCAATCTGGGCGCGGTGTTCAGGCTCACGCGCGAGCTGACGCATCCGATGATGCGCCGCCGTTTCGGCCGTATCGTCAACATCACGTCGGTCGTCGGCGTGACGGGCAACCCCGGCCAGGCGAACTACTGCGCCTCGAAGGCCGGCATGATCGGCTTGTCGAAGTCGCTTGCCCAGGAAATCGCCACGCGCAACATCACGGTGAATTGTGTCGCGCCCGGATTTATCGAATCGGCCATGACCGAAAAACTCAACGACAAGCAGAAGGAGGCGATCATGGGCGCCATCCCGATGAAGAAAATGGGCACCAGCGACGACATTGCCGCGGCAGTCGTGTATCTGTCGTCCAATGGTGCCGGTTACGTCACGGGACAGACCTTGCACGTCAATGGCGGTATGGCCATGATCTGA
- the pdxA gene encoding 4-hydroxythreonine-4-phosphate dehydrogenase PdxA — MTPLALTSGDPSGIGPEIALEAWRRRNDDALPPFYLLTDPDFLAARAQSLGMALPFKVVQPDAAASVFGDALPVVALHARFEDAAGEPRSANAAGVIEAIDRAVDDVASGRAGALVTCPIAKKPLYDAGFSFPGHTEYLGHLAGLRYGGTATPVMMLAGPDLRAVPVTIHIPLADVPRQLTTQAIIDVATITAADLQSRFGIEAPRLAVAGLNPHAGEGGAMGHEDDEIIRPAIDALRQRGIDARGPLPADTMFHARARATYDAAICMYHDQALIPAKALAFDETVNVTLGLPFIRTSPDHGTAFDIAAKGIARPDSLIAALKLARSMADATAVRP, encoded by the coding sequence GTGACACCACTTGCACTGACATCGGGCGATCCTTCCGGCATCGGGCCGGAGATCGCCCTCGAAGCGTGGCGGCGGCGTAACGACGACGCCTTGCCACCCTTCTATCTCCTCACCGATCCGGATTTTCTGGCGGCGCGTGCGCAATCTCTGGGCATGGCGCTCCCGTTCAAGGTGGTGCAGCCCGATGCGGCAGCGTCCGTCTTCGGCGATGCACTTCCGGTCGTCGCACTTCATGCCCGGTTCGAGGATGCGGCAGGCGAGCCGCGCAGCGCCAATGCGGCGGGCGTGATCGAGGCCATCGACCGCGCGGTGGACGACGTCGCATCGGGCCGTGCCGGCGCGCTCGTCACCTGCCCGATCGCGAAGAAGCCGCTCTACGATGCCGGGTTCAGCTTTCCCGGCCATACCGAATATCTCGGTCATCTGGCCGGGTTGCGCTACGGCGGGACCGCGACCCCCGTCATGATGCTGGCCGGCCCTGACCTGCGCGCAGTGCCTGTGACGATCCATATCCCGCTCGCGGACGTTCCGCGCCAACTCACCACGCAGGCCATCATCGACGTTGCGACGATTACGGCTGCCGATCTGCAATCGCGGTTCGGGATCGAAGCGCCGCGCCTGGCCGTTGCCGGCCTCAATCCGCATGCGGGCGAAGGCGGCGCGATGGGGCACGAGGACGACGAGATCATCCGGCCGGCGATCGACGCGTTGCGGCAGCGCGGCATCGACGCACGCGGCCCCCTGCCCGCGGACACGATGTTTCATGCGCGCGCCCGCGCAACCTATGACGCGGCAATCTGCATGTATCACGACCAGGCGCTGATCCCAGCGAAGGCGCTCGCCTTCGACGAGACGGTCAACGTGACGCTCGGGCTGCCGTTCATCCGCACCTCTCCAGATCACGGCACCGCATTCGACATCGCGGCGAAGGGCATCGCGCGGCCGGACAGCCTGATCGCAGCCTTGAAGCTTGCGCGGAGCATGGCCGACGCCACGGCTGTGCGGCCATGA
- the fabD gene encoding ACP S-malonyltransferase: MSIAFTFPGQGSQAVGMGKDLADAFPEARAVFSEVDDALGQKLSALMWDGPEDELTLTANAQPALMAVSLAAIRVLEARDFSLKDKVAYVAGHSLGEYSALAAAGTFSIADTARLLRIRGNAMQAAVPVGEGAMAAIIGLEQADVEEACAEAGKGSVCQIANDNGGGQLVISGAKPAVEHAARICTEKGAKRALMLSVSAPFHSALMQPAADAMREALANVAKHAPIVPVVANVTVAPVTDPEEIAARLVEQVTGRVRWRETVEWFGANGVTTLYEVGSGKVLSGLARRIDRNIATMNVGTPADIDAALAALV, from the coding sequence ATGTCGATCGCTTTCACCTTTCCCGGTCAGGGCAGCCAGGCCGTGGGAATGGGCAAGGACCTCGCGGACGCGTTTCCCGAGGCTCGCGCGGTCTTTTCCGAGGTCGATGACGCCCTCGGCCAGAAGCTTTCCGCCCTCATGTGGGATGGTCCCGAGGACGAACTCACGCTCACGGCCAACGCCCAGCCGGCGCTGATGGCGGTGTCGCTTGCCGCGATCCGCGTTCTGGAGGCCCGGGATTTCTCGCTCAAGGACAAGGTCGCCTACGTGGCCGGCCATTCGCTCGGCGAATATTCCGCGCTGGCCGCAGCCGGCACGTTCTCCATCGCTGACACGGCGCGCCTCCTGCGGATTCGCGGCAACGCCATGCAGGCTGCGGTTCCTGTCGGCGAGGGCGCCATGGCGGCAATCATCGGGCTGGAGCAGGCGGACGTGGAAGAGGCATGTGCCGAGGCCGGCAAGGGCTCGGTCTGCCAGATCGCGAACGACAATGGCGGCGGCCAGCTCGTGATTTCCGGCGCGAAACCCGCCGTCGAGCATGCCGCCCGCATCTGCACCGAAAAAGGCGCGAAGCGCGCGCTGATGCTGTCCGTATCCGCCCCCTTCCATTCCGCGTTGATGCAGCCGGCAGCCGACGCCATGCGCGAGGCGCTGGCCAATGTCGCCAAGCACGCACCCATCGTGCCGGTCGTCGCCAACGTCACCGTCGCACCCGTGACCGATCCCGAGGAGATCGCGGCGCGGCTGGTCGAGCAGGTGACAGGCCGCGTGCGTTGGCGCGAGACGGTCGAATGGTTCGGCGCCAATGGCGTGACCACACTGTACGAAGTGGGTTCGGGCAAGGTCCTGTCGGGTCTGGCCCGGCGTATCGATCGCAACATCGCGACCATGAATGTCGGCACGCCGGCGGACATCGACGCTGCGCTTGCTGCTCTTGTATAA